The following proteins come from a genomic window of Candidatus Eisenbacteria bacterium:
- a CDS encoding PEGA domain-containing protein produces the protein MMRNFAVIVLGALSLILIIAGCKDDLAPTMGTLQVQLTSSCIGGTDDVTLYLNGNDVTASISDDLLELRLEPGEYTITAVPADSCLTMNPSELTCNVEVGHVCKYGMEVIVAFGLTVTSNIEGAAILIDDAPTGKYTPATINCVSAGPHRVELDVPCFGTESRPGMDIEALPDSAVTVDIISPSLTITSNAPCVDIYFNGESTGYQVGAFLPCVGPGAHTIGLGVEDSILVEAEVEMGTAPKQVVVDIPVVRRTILEVLGWVTCTFCPIADEVTCRLVHDPEFSEHILRVEVHQDLDNLVQDVFGNDDTQFRYDQYPMSAGAPLMVFNGGDYIRGAPAGGAEALFEALAEKARVEIANQETSWLIILKDLEEVQPWSSELNGGEVYRLTACISVVSPLDESIPVLYAFAYKTDIEYTNVHDPDQNLFHDVVRTIRGPLPLKDAPYNMTNVGDAAQIELEFEFPSNEIDHLQAPWPFGGYGIVVFIQTAEDFPDGKIHQAARITWDKE, from the coding sequence ATGATGCGGAATTTTGCCGTGATTGTTCTAGGGGCGCTATCCCTAATCCTGATCATCGCCGGTTGCAAAGATGATCTGGCGCCGACGATGGGAACACTTCAGGTGCAACTGACCTCGAGCTGTATCGGGGGAACCGATGATGTCACGCTCTATCTCAATGGAAACGACGTCACCGCTTCGATATCAGACGACCTGTTGGAACTGCGATTGGAGCCGGGCGAGTATACTATAACAGCTGTCCCCGCTGACTCCTGTCTCACGATGAATCCCAGCGAACTGACCTGTAATGTAGAAGTGGGCCATGTCTGCAAGTACGGGATGGAAGTAATCGTCGCCTTCGGATTGACCGTCACGAGCAATATTGAAGGCGCCGCGATCCTCATCGATGATGCTCCAACCGGGAAATATACGCCGGCGACCATCAATTGCGTCAGCGCGGGTCCTCACCGTGTCGAATTGGATGTTCCCTGTTTTGGAACCGAGTCAAGACCCGGAATGGATATCGAAGCCCTGCCCGATTCCGCCGTCACCGTAGATATCATTTCTCCCTCGCTCACGATTACAAGCAACGCCCCTTGCGTAGATATCTATTTTAACGGTGAATCGACCGGATACCAGGTCGGCGCCTTCCTTCCCTGTGTCGGACCCGGCGCCCATACCATCGGGCTCGGGGTGGAGGATTCCATTCTCGTGGAGGCCGAAGTGGAGATGGGCACAGCGCCGAAGCAGGTCGTCGTCGACATTCCCGTCGTTCGCCGGACCATTCTCGAAGTTCTGGGGTGGGTCACCTGTACATTTTGTCCCATCGCCGATGAGGTCACCTGCCGACTCGTCCACGATCCGGAATTTTCAGAGCACATCCTCCGGGTGGAAGTTCATCAGGATCTGGACAACCTGGTTCAGGACGTTTTCGGTAACGATGATACGCAGTTCCGCTATGACCAGTATCCGATGAGCGCCGGCGCGCCGCTGATGGTCTTCAACGGAGGCGATTACATCCGCGGCGCTCCCGCCGGCGGCGCCGAGGCGTTGTTCGAGGCCCTCGCGGAAAAAGCCCGAGTTGAGATCGCAAATCAGGAGACTTCCTGGTTGATCATTCTCAAGGATCTTGAAGAGGTTCAGCCTTGGAGCTCCGAGCTGAACGGCGGCGAGGTCTACCGTTTGACCGCCTGCATCTCGGTTGTTTCACCGCTGGATGAGAGTATTCCTGTTCTCTACGCCTTTGCCTATAAGACCGACATCGAGTACACCAATGTTCACGACCCCGATCAGAATTTGTTTCACGATGTCGTGAGAACGATCCGCGGGCCCCTTCCGCTAAAGGACGCTCCCTATAACATGACGAATGTCGGGGATGCCGCGCAAATTGAATTGGAGTTTGAATTCCCGTCCAACGAGATCGATCACCTCCAGGCGCCCTGGCCTTTCGGCGGATACGGCATCGTAGTCTTTATCCAAACCGCCGAGGACTTCCCTGACGGCAAGATCCACCAGGCCGCCCGTATCACATGGGATAAGGAATAG
- the moaC gene encoding cyclic pyranopterin monophosphate synthase MoaC, giving the protein MVDVGDKAVTQRRALAEGFVTFSPKTFEEVREHGVAKGDVFATARIAGIQGAKKCSELIPLCHPIAMDHVELRFEEDPSSHRIRILAETRSTSRTGIEMEAMAAVSIAALTIYDMVKGLERGIKLGPFRLLEKVGGRSGDWRADR; this is encoded by the coding sequence ATGGTTGATGTCGGGGACAAGGCGGTCACTCAGCGCCGGGCGCTGGCGGAGGGGTTTGTGACCTTTTCCCCGAAGACATTTGAAGAGGTGCGGGAACATGGCGTCGCCAAGGGGGATGTCTTCGCCACGGCGCGGATCGCGGGGATACAAGGCGCAAAGAAATGTTCCGAGCTGATACCGCTTTGCCATCCCATCGCGATGGATCATGTCGAGCTGCGTTTTGAAGAGGATCCAAGTTCGCACCGGATCCGGATTCTGGCGGAGACACGATCGACGTCGCGCACCGGAATCGAGATGGAGGCGATGGCGGCGGTCTCAATAGCGGCTTTAACAATCTACGATATGGTCAAGGGCTTGGAGCGGGGGATAAAACTCGGGCCGTTCCGCCTGCTCGAAAAGGTGGGTGGTCGATCAGGGGATTGGCGCGCCGATCGCTGA
- a CDS encoding MogA/MoaB family molybdenum cofactor biosynthesis protein produces MMRVAVLTVSDRSARGERKDRSGPHIQEIVKEMGWDVILTSIVPDEREMIKDTLRQWCDRGQVDLILTTGGTGFHPRDVTPEATREVLERPSPGIDELMRRAGLEATPKAALSRGISGIRGKTLIINLPGRPRAIRENLDPVLGILMHAVQVCRGDISA; encoded by the coding sequence CTGATGCGGGTCGCCGTGCTGACTGTCAGCGACCGGTCGGCGCGCGGTGAACGCAAGGACCGGAGCGGGCCGCATATCCAGGAAATTGTTAAAGAGATGGGATGGGATGTCATCCTCACCAGCATTGTGCCGGATGAGCGGGAGATGATCAAAGATACACTGAGGCAATGGTGCGACCGCGGCCAGGTCGATCTGATCCTTACAACCGGCGGCACCGGGTTTCATCCCAGGGATGTGACCCCGGAGGCGACACGGGAGGTTTTGGAACGCCCCTCACCCGGGATCGATGAACTGATGCGCCGCGCCGGCCTGGAAGCGACGCCCAAAGCGGCGCTCTCGCGCGGGATCTCCGGAATCCGCGGTAAAACTCTGATTATAAATTTGCCCGGCCGGCCCCGCGCCATTCGCGAAAATCTCGATCCGGTTCTCGGGATTCTGATGCATGCCGTGCAGGTCTGCCGTGGGGATATCTCCGCATGA
- a CDS encoding T9SS type A sorting domain-containing protein, whose product MLSRMKVIAGAVLAAMWFASPPVPAQEPPAPADLGALTVVLEDVHGVLHTGSTDSANPMVVETPLGEGIVHFGRALTLEEFEYVWWTLLTPGGAFQYINPFDINVAPDRSWVQILEFENLRPWDDIFGPGDLSVDPSWFEPHEAFFHFKHTFTGITWMGSACEPLGINDPTDWICYGQGLTGKDTSDPPTSYELLPACPNPVESDGVVQIRFDVPESSEVWILVIDIEGNVVRTLVDGNFDAGHYSVHWDLLDGVGLPVPLGIYHVLWDKGWVLICSGDIQITEGSSSVDQTILSPPVVITTAPNPFTKPAGANITFRVQEPMKIALSIHDVAGRRIRTLLTPQDVMAGVHSTIWVGNDMNNEPVTGGVYFVRLEAGGRIWTKRIILLR is encoded by the coding sequence ATGCTTAGCCGAATGAAGGTCATCGCGGGAGCTGTCCTTGCCGCAATGTGGTTCGCCTCACCGCCGGTTCCGGCTCAAGAACCGCCGGCCCCGGCCGATCTCGGCGCTTTGACCGTCGTCCTCGAAGATGTTCACGGCGTCTTGCATACCGGCAGCACCGATTCTGCGAACCCGATGGTTGTCGAAACACCCCTGGGAGAGGGCATCGTTCATTTCGGCCGGGCCTTAACATTGGAAGAGTTTGAATATGTCTGGTGGACCCTGTTGACACCGGGCGGCGCTTTTCAATATATCAATCCCTTTGATATTAATGTGGCGCCCGACCGATCCTGGGTTCAGATTCTCGAGTTCGAAAACCTCCGCCCCTGGGATGACATCTTCGGCCCGGGAGATCTTTCCGTCGATCCTTCCTGGTTTGAACCTCATGAAGCCTTCTTTCACTTTAAGCACACCTTCACCGGGATTACCTGGATGGGATCGGCCTGCGAACCGCTGGGCATCAACGATCCGACGGATTGGATCTGTTATGGACAGGGATTGACCGGGAAAGACACCTCCGACCCGCCGACGTCCTACGAGCTTCTTCCCGCATGTCCGAATCCGGTTGAATCGGACGGGGTTGTGCAGATCCGCTTCGATGTGCCCGAATCTTCCGAGGTCTGGATCCTGGTTATCGATATTGAAGGCAATGTTGTTCGGACGCTCGTCGACGGCAATTTCGACGCCGGCCATTATTCCGTTCATTGGGATCTTCTCGACGGTGTCGGACTGCCGGTTCCCTTGGGGATCTATCATGTCCTATGGGATAAGGGCTGGGTTTTGATCTGCTCGGGGGATATCCAGATCACGGAAGGATCATCCTCGGTGGATCAAACCATCCTGTCGCCGCCAGTCGTCATCACCACGGCTCCGAATCCTTTTACAAAACCAGCCGGCGCCAATATCACATTCCGGGTTCAAGAACCCATGAAGATCGCTCTTTCGATTCATGATGTCGCCGGCCGGCGCATCCGCACCCTTCTAACACCTCAAGATGTGATGGCCGGAGTGCACTCCACCATCTGGGTCGGTAATGACATGAATAACGAACCGGTGACCGGAGGGGTTTACTTCGTCAGGCTCGAGGCCGGCGGGCGCATTTGGACGAAAAGGATTATTCTGCTGCGATAG
- a CDS encoding esterase: MLIYLPAGYDDSPELSYPLITCLAGFTGTGRQLLHDRPWRPSLARMLEKLCDQGIAGPMILAFPDGFTRLGGSQYKNSAAVGRYEDHIIGEFLPAVLSQYRVLNGSGHCGIMGMSSGGYGSLCLAMRHPGCFGALASHSGDLYFPYCYIPNFPKSISVIQRHGGVLGFLKAFDDLPRKTGEYIAGIDMIAMSACYSPRENGAFDLPFDLETGRIRPEVWQRWLVEDPINMIEEKAYQDALRGMRLVYFDCGAKDEYFLHYGARMLSERLKALGIEHYHEEFNDTHSGMSYRPNCSLPMLWNALKGD, translated from the coding sequence ATGCTTATCTATCTTCCAGCGGGTTATGACGACTCGCCGGAGCTTTCATATCCGCTGATCACCTGTCTCGCCGGTTTTACAGGAACGGGAAGACAACTGCTTCACGACCGGCCCTGGCGTCCGTCGCTGGCGCGGATGCTGGAAAAGCTATGTGACCAGGGGATCGCGGGGCCGATGATTCTCGCTTTTCCTGATGGATTCACCCGTCTCGGCGGGAGCCAGTACAAAAATTCCGCCGCGGTCGGCCGCTATGAAGATCATATCATTGGAGAATTCCTTCCCGCCGTTCTTTCACAATACCGCGTTCTCAACGGATCCGGCCATTGCGGCATCATGGGTATGTCAAGTGGCGGATACGGCTCGCTCTGCCTGGCCATGCGCCACCCCGGCTGTTTTGGGGCTCTCGCCAGCCACAGCGGCGATTTATACTTTCCCTACTGCTATATCCCCAACTTCCCCAAATCAATCTCGGTGATTCAACGCCATGGCGGCGTTTTGGGATTCTTGAAAGCCTTCGATGATCTGCCCCGCAAGACCGGTGAGTATATCGCCGGGATCGATATGATCGCCATGTCGGCCTGTTACTCGCCGCGTGAGAACGGCGCCTTCGATCTTCCCTTTGACTTGGAGACCGGCCGAATCCGCCCTGAGGTTTGGCAGCGCTGGCTGGTGGAAGATCCGATCAATATGATTGAAGAAAAGGCCTATCAAGACGCGCTGCGCGGAATGCGGCTCGTCTACTTCGATTGCGGCGCAAAAGATGAATACTTCCTTCATTATGGGGCCCGGATGCTCTCTGAACGGTTGAAGGCGTTGGGTATTGAGCATTATCACGAAGAGTTCAACGACACTCATTCTGGAATGTCCTACCGCCCCAATTGCAGCCTGCCGATGTTATGGAATGCATTGAAGGGGGATTGA
- the corA gene encoding magnesium/cobalt transporter CorA, whose product MHLPHLGHSHRKVVPGTAAGTFVIDPETPKPTIQLMAYNPDTYEELEIESLDQIQDYLGRFPVTWVNVNGLSDSESFTTFGNMFNLHPLAMEDVVNVPQRPKVEEFQVQLFIVSQMPTLGHEHLKEQLSLFLGKNYVLTFQERPGDCLDPIRARVRKGGPRLRNAGPDYLTHAILDRILDTYFPYLDEYGEQLSALEERLFRNPTKADLHRLHQLKRSLEPLRYILLSYRDVFISLSRDETPFVTETIHFYLRDCYDHTLQLIDLLANYRETCSSLMDLYLSSVSNKMNEVMKVLTITATIFIPLTFIAGIYGMNFDPGASRFNMPELGWYWGYPFALTLMVIVALVMIFFFRSRGWLGGSVGPDDDDADKEE is encoded by the coding sequence ATGCACTTACCGCATTTGGGACACTCGCACCGCAAAGTGGTTCCAGGAACAGCGGCCGGAACGTTCGTCATCGATCCGGAAACCCCCAAGCCGACCATACAGCTCATGGCCTACAACCCGGACACATACGAGGAGCTTGAGATCGAATCGCTTGACCAGATACAGGACTACCTCGGACGTTTTCCCGTCACCTGGGTCAATGTCAATGGTCTCAGCGATTCTGAATCTTTCACGACCTTCGGGAATATGTTCAACCTTCATCCTCTGGCGATGGAGGATGTTGTTAATGTTCCCCAACGCCCCAAGGTTGAGGAGTTTCAGGTCCAGCTCTTCATCGTCAGCCAGATGCCGACATTGGGCCATGAGCATCTGAAAGAGCAACTAAGCCTGTTTCTCGGCAAGAACTATGTTCTCACTTTTCAGGAACGGCCGGGTGATTGCCTTGATCCGATCCGGGCGCGCGTCCGGAAGGGCGGACCAAGATTGAGGAATGCCGGACCCGATTATCTGACCCACGCCATTCTCGACAGAATTCTGGATACCTATTTCCCCTACCTTGATGAATATGGAGAACAACTATCGGCCCTTGAGGAGAGATTATTCAGGAATCCGACCAAGGCTGATTTGCACCGGCTCCATCAGCTGAAACGAAGCCTGGAGCCGTTGCGATATATCCTTCTCTCGTACCGTGATGTTTTCATTTCACTCTCCCGGGATGAAACCCCCTTTGTCACCGAGACGATTCATTTCTATTTGAGGGATTGCTATGACCACACGCTGCAATTGATCGATTTGTTGGCCAATTACCGCGAAACCTGCTCCAGCCTCATGGACCTATATCTTTCCAGTGTCAGCAATAAAATGAATGAGGTGATGAAGGTTCTCACCATCACCGCGACAATCTTTATCCCGCTTACCTTCATCGCCGGCATCTACGGAATGAACTTCGACCCCGGTGCGTCACGGTTCAATATGCCTGAACTGGGGTGGTATTGGGGATACCCCTTCGCCCTGACATTGATGGTGATCGTGGCTTTGGTGATGATCTTTTTCTTCCGCAGCAGGGGGTGGCTTGGCGGATCCGTCGGCCCAGATGACGATGACGCTGATAAAGAAGAATAG
- a CDS encoding carbon starvation protein A, translating to MAPVLITLICFVIYLAGYHLYARYLARHLFELDATAKTPAHTMTDGIDYVPTRKGVLFGHHFASIAGLSPMLGPAIAVIWGWVPALIWIVFGTVFIGAVHDFSTLVVSIRRRGTSIGKVAEDIMGPRAKSLFHIIIFFLISLAMGVFAYIVATLFSSPMPPAAPSNVQHPEAVVPTASLMILAVIVGFLVYKKQARITPLTIIAFIIMLIVVVLGLGMPILGVSRIRWTTVLLVYCFLASVLPVWLLLQPRDYLNSLLLFLGLGLMYLGFFATRPSFAAPALQLHPEGAPPLFPFVFITIACGAVSGFHGLVSSGTTAKQLNRETDAQFIGYGAMIGESLLGLIAVLACTCGFASMTEWSTHYASWNAAEGLGPKMAAFISGAGTFLGSVGIPRHWGEAFISLIAISFALTSMDSGTRLLRFNLNEVGDTLGISFLKNRYISSALAAGAIGFFALLKVPMEVGGVMQYHPAGLALWALFGTTNQILGGLSLLAVTLYLWQKRKPIVYTLIPMIFMLITTLIAMVQNLGGYIRDGKTTLVIIGGLIFFFAVWLAVEAVIRLVQYSRGKVPPLSF from the coding sequence ATGGCTCCTGTCCTCATTACATTGATCTGCTTCGTTATCTATCTGGCCGGCTACCATCTCTATGCTCGGTATCTTGCCCGCCATCTCTTCGAGCTTGATGCCACCGCCAAAACTCCCGCCCACACCATGACGGATGGGATCGATTATGTTCCCACTCGCAAGGGCGTTCTTTTCGGTCATCATTTTGCCTCCATCGCGGGCCTTTCCCCCATGTTGGGCCCGGCGATCGCTGTTATTTGGGGATGGGTTCCCGCCCTCATCTGGATTGTCTTTGGGACCGTGTTTATCGGCGCCGTTCACGACTTTTCAACCCTCGTCGTTTCCATCCGCCGCCGGGGGACAAGCATCGGCAAGGTCGCCGAAGATATCATGGGACCGCGGGCGAAAAGCCTCTTTCACATTATTATCTTCTTTCTCATTTCTCTGGCGATGGGTGTCTTCGCCTATATCGTCGCCACCCTCTTTTCCTCACCCATGCCGCCGGCCGCGCCTTCGAATGTACAGCATCCCGAGGCGGTCGTTCCGACGGCAAGTCTCATGATTCTTGCCGTGATCGTGGGATTCCTGGTTTATAAGAAGCAGGCTCGGATCACTCCGCTGACAATCATCGCATTTATCATCATGTTGATCGTGGTTGTGCTCGGCTTGGGAATGCCGATCCTCGGTGTTTCAAGGATACGCTGGACCACTGTTCTGCTGGTCTATTGCTTCCTCGCATCCGTCCTGCCGGTCTGGCTTCTCCTGCAACCCCGCGATTATCTTAACTCGCTCCTCCTTTTCCTGGGACTCGGCCTCATGTACTTGGGTTTCTTTGCCACACGCCCAAGCTTTGCCGCACCGGCATTGCAGCTGCACCCGGAGGGCGCCCCCCCGCTCTTCCCCTTTGTTTTTATAACGATCGCCTGCGGCGCGGTCTCGGGATTTCACGGCCTGGTCAGTTCTGGAACGACGGCAAAGCAGCTCAATCGGGAAACCGACGCGCAATTTATCGGCTACGGGGCGATGATCGGCGAATCGCTGTTGGGCCTCATCGCCGTCCTGGCCTGCACCTGCGGATTTGCCTCCATGACGGAATGGTCGACACATTATGCCTCGTGGAATGCCGCCGAGGGGTTGGGTCCGAAGATGGCCGCTTTCATTTCCGGCGCCGGCACCTTTCTGGGATCTGTCGGCATCCCCCGCCATTGGGGCGAGGCCTTCATTTCACTCATCGCCATCTCCTTCGCCCTGACCAGTATGGATTCCGGCACGCGGTTGCTGCGATTCAACCTTAATGAGGTCGGCGACACCCTGGGGATCTCTTTCCTAAAGAACAGATACATCTCCTCAGCGCTTGCCGCCGGCGCCATTGGATTCTTCGCCCTGCTGAAGGTTCCCATGGAGGTTGGGGGCGTTATGCAATACCATCCCGCCGGATTGGCGTTGTGGGCGCTCTTCGGCACAACCAATCAAATCCTCGGCGGATTGTCATTGTTAGCCGTGACCCTTTATCTCTGGCAGAAACGCAAACCGATCGTTTATACATTAATTCCTATGATCTTCATGCTGATTACGACATTGATCGCCATGGTGCAAAACTTGGGCGGCTACATCCGCGACGGCAAAACAACTCTGGTGATCATCGGCGGATTGATATTTTTCTTCGCCGTCTGGCTGGCCGTCGAGGCGGTCATCCGGCTGGTCCAATACTCCCGGGGGAAGGTGCCACCCCTCTCATTCTGA
- a CDS encoding thioredoxin domain-containing protein: MSGKNHLAEATSPYLLQHAGNPVDWWPWGEEALAKARREDKPILVSIGYSACHWCHVMAHESFENPAIAQMMNDWFVCIKIDREERPDLDQIYMSALQMMTGSGGWPLNVFLTPDLKPFYGGTYFPPDARYGRPGWPDVLKAVTETYHLKRDQVENLAAQITTQLTLAGGRGGEGDPLLSPNLVERAVSSLKKSFDEIHGGFDNAPKFPHATDQRFLLGRFVKGKDVELMRILTTTLDHMAAGGIYDQIGGGFHRYSTDEQWLIPHFEKMLYDNALLARMYAEYYQFTRNEDYRRIAAEIFTFIRREMTSPEGGFYSTLDADSEGEEGKFYLWTPDEIINTLGWEDGHHFCDMFDITREGHLEGKAIPHPVKPVKEMAKALAISQQEFTEKLEGWKQKLLKARSRRARPGLDDKILTDWNGLMISAFARAGRIMDDESYLETAAHAANFVLTKMSGSGDLFHTYRAGRAGGGALLDDFAMFIAGLLDLWETTFDPFWLNAAIRLQAVQDRILWDEETAGYYQARPAEDLLVRMKSMQDSSTPSGNGVAAGNLLRLARLTGDERYQDRAIKLLKYSVAGLKASPRSSTQMLIALDMALSPPQEIVITGWPDADGTKALLNVLWEKYMPDAVLAGVPVDARGASDGMFKRLPLGEGRSLIDGKSAVYVCENYACRAPVTTENELRLVLKIIR, translated from the coding sequence ATGAGTGGGAAGAACCATCTGGCCGAGGCGACAAGCCCCTATCTCTTGCAGCACGCCGGCAATCCCGTCGACTGGTGGCCCTGGGGTGAGGAAGCCTTGGCGAAAGCCCGCCGAGAGGACAAACCGATTCTTGTCTCGATCGGATACTCCGCCTGCCATTGGTGCCATGTGATGGCGCATGAGTCTTTTGAAAATCCCGCAATCGCCCAGATGATGAATGATTGGTTCGTTTGTATAAAGATCGACCGCGAGGAACGACCCGATCTCGATCAAATTTATATGAGCGCCCTGCAAATGATGACGGGCAGCGGCGGGTGGCCTTTGAATGTCTTTCTGACCCCGGATCTCAAACCCTTTTATGGCGGGACCTATTTCCCGCCCGACGCCCGTTATGGACGGCCTGGTTGGCCGGATGTTTTAAAGGCGGTGACCGAGACGTATCACCTGAAGCGCGACCAGGTGGAGAACCTCGCCGCCCAGATCACGACACAACTCACACTCGCCGGCGGCAGGGGGGGAGAGGGTGATCCGTTGCTCAGCCCCAACCTCGTCGAACGCGCCGTCTCCTCGTTGAAGAAATCTTTCGACGAGATCCACGGCGGATTCGACAATGCTCCGAAGTTTCCTCATGCGACCGACCAGAGATTTCTGCTCGGTCGTTTTGTTAAAGGCAAGGATGTCGAATTGATGCGCATCCTCACAACGACGTTGGATCATATGGCGGCCGGCGGGATCTATGACCAGATCGGCGGCGGCTTTCATCGGTATTCGACCGATGAACAGTGGCTCATCCCGCATTTCGAGAAGATGCTCTATGACAATGCCCTGCTGGCGAGGATGTATGCCGAGTATTACCAATTCACCCGTAATGAAGACTATAGAAGAATTGCAGCCGAGATTTTCACATTTATAAGGCGCGAGATGACCTCCCCTGAGGGCGGATTCTACTCGACACTGGATGCCGATAGCGAAGGGGAAGAGGGCAAGTTCTATCTTTGGACGCCGGATGAGATCATCAATACCCTGGGCTGGGAAGACGGCCATCACTTCTGCGACATGTTTGACATTACACGCGAGGGGCATCTGGAGGGGAAGGCGATACCCCATCCGGTGAAACCGGTTAAAGAGATGGCGAAAGCGCTTGCGATTTCACAACAAGAGTTTACGGAGAAACTGGAGGGGTGGAAGCAGAAACTTCTCAAAGCGAGAAGCCGGCGGGCCCGCCCGGGGCTCGACGACAAGATCCTGACCGATTGGAACGGCCTGATGATTTCGGCCTTCGCCCGGGCCGGCCGGATCATGGATGATGAATCGTATCTTGAAACAGCGGCTCATGCCGCCAACTTTGTCCTGACAAAAATGTCCGGGAGCGGTGACCTGTTTCATACCTATCGCGCGGGCCGGGCCGGGGGGGGCGCGCTGCTGGATGATTTCGCGATGTTTATCGCCGGGCTTTTGGATCTTTGGGAAACGACCTTTGATCCGTTCTGGTTGAATGCGGCGATCCGCCTTCAGGCTGTTCAGGATCGAATCCTTTGGGATGAGGAAACGGCCGGATATTATCAAGCCCGCCCGGCCGAGGACCTCTTGGTCCGGATGAAATCGATGCAGGACAGTTCCACCCCCTCCGGCAACGGCGTCGCGGCGGGGAATCTATTGCGACTGGCGCGGCTGACAGGCGATGAGCGATACCAGGACAGGGCGATAAAATTGTTAAAGTATTCCGTCGCCGGTCTCAAGGCGTCACCAAGGTCAAGCACCCAAATGCTCATCGCCCTTGACATGGCCCTGTCGCCACCGCAGGAGATTGTCATTACAGGCTGGCCCGATGCTGATGGAACGAAAGCGCTTCTCAATGTTCTCTGGGAAAAGTATATGCCGGATGCCGTTCTCGCGGGTGTGCCGGTCGATGCGCGCGGCGCCTCGGATGGAATGTTCAAGAGATTGCCCCTCGGAGAGGGGCGGTCGCTGATCGACGGCAAATCAGCGGTCTATGTCTGTGAAAATTATGCCTGCCGGGCTCCGGTGACGACCGAAAACGAATTGCGCCTGGTGTTAAAAATCATTCGCTAG
- a CDS encoding molybdopterin molybdotransferase MoeA has product MIPVDEAIQMWLSVLSVLDTEDVPLRESYGRVAAAPVVFPQDTPAFSNSSMDGFAIRHEDLSLGSLKVAGEVAAGQVCNVELQPGEAIRIMTGAPIPSGADTVVRVEDVNETRDQIIIVKPPKPGESIRPAGDDAKQGAIIVKEGSVIGAGELASLASAGILRLRAYRRPRVALLTTGDEVVPPEETPAPGQIRDSSLILLSRLYQRRGAVLSHASHVGDGLNQTRSWLESVFNPSQAQPADLAVTTGGVSMGRYDLVRAALQEAGFSEIFWRVRQKPGKPILTAYREGRQNAYACGLPGNPISALVGSLLYVIPALDRLEGRKTPSLPWLRAKLMESPVEAGTRTAYITARLTSSRGGVEVCPIPRQGSHRLSTLIGVNALIRVESQTRIEVGEEVPVLLWGDLQAGG; this is encoded by the coding sequence ATGATTCCTGTCGACGAAGCCATTCAGATGTGGCTCTCAGTTTTGTCTGTTTTGGACACGGAGGATGTTCCCCTGCGGGAATCATACGGCCGTGTCGCCGCCGCGCCGGTTGTTTTTCCTCAAGATACTCCCGCTTTCTCAAATTCCTCGATGGATGGGTTTGCCATCCGTCATGAAGATCTTTCGTTGGGATCGTTAAAGGTCGCCGGAGAGGTCGCTGCGGGCCAAGTCTGCAATGTTGAGCTGCAGCCGGGTGAGGCGATCCGTATTATGACCGGCGCCCCGATCCCGTCCGGCGCCGACACGGTGGTTCGTGTCGAGGATGTGAACGAGACCCGTGATCAGATCATAATTGTTAAACCACCCAAGCCAGGGGAATCGATCCGTCCCGCCGGGGATGACGCCAAGCAGGGCGCCATTATTGTTAAAGAGGGTTCCGTCATCGGCGCCGGCGAGCTGGCTTCCCTCGCATCCGCCGGTATTTTGAGGTTGAGGGCCTACCGCCGGCCGCGGGTCGCTCTCTTAACGACGGGTGATGAAGTGGTTCCTCCGGAGGAGACGCCGGCGCCCGGACAGATTCGCGACAGCAGTCTTATTCTGCTGAGCCGTTTGTATCAGCGCCGGGGCGCCGTGCTGAGTCATGCGTCGCATGTCGGTGACGGTCTGAATCAAACAAGGAGCTGGTTGGAATCGGTCTTTAATCCATCGCAGGCTCAGCCGGCCGATCTGGCCGTGACGACCGGCGGTGTCTCGATGGGACGGTATGATCTGGTGCGCGCGGCGCTGCAAGAAGCGGGGTTTAGCGAGATCTTTTGGCGTGTGCGGCAGAAACCCGGCAAACCGATCCTTACCGCCTATCGGGAAGGCCGGCAGAACGCCTACGCCTGCGGACTTCCCGGCAATCCGATCTCGGCCCTGGTCGGCAGTCTTCTTTATGTGATACCCGCGCTGGATCGCCTGGAAGGCCGCAAGACGCCCAGCCTGCCATGGTTGCGGGCGAAGTTGATGGAGTCGCCCGTGGAGGCCGGAACACGGACCGCCTATATCACGGCGCGCCTCACTTCCTCCCGCGGGGGTGTGGAGGTTTGTCCGATTCCGCGGCAGGGATCGCATCGCCTGAGCACCTTGATCGGCGTCAATGCCCTCATTCGTGTCGAATCGCAGACGCGGATCGAGGTGGGTGAAGAGGTGCCCGTGCTGCTATGGGGTGATTTGCAGGCGGGCGGGTAA